The nucleotide sequence CCTCAGTGATCAGAAGGCACCGGTTTCAATGCTGctattcatttttgtaaattgcTCTCACATTAGATTACTATAGTCGATTCCCCTTCTCTGAAACACTGGAATCGGACATAAGGAGTTCAGGGTTTGACCGCAAATATTAAATGCATCTACACCAGTGTATGCTCCAATAAGAACTATAATATCGTCCTCAGATTGACCAATGCTAAGAATGCTAGTTGCATTTTGAACAACAGTCTGTATTAAGTGGCTTTTCCTAACCATAGCTCCTCCGGATAGGAATATTTGAAGTGGTTTTcctcattgtatggttttatatGACACAAACATGACAAACCACCAttgtaaaattatcattaattttcttCATCACTCAAGGACAAAATCATGTCAAACAACTTCTCAGAACTAACATGGTTGAGGTATTTCAAGTCTTGCCACCATTTTGCATGTCGCGGACTTTTCCTTCAAGTTTATCCAGTTGGATAACCCGCCATACAAAATCTTGTAGTCTTCAATGACAAATGCAGGGCTCATAGTCGCTCATTGACATTCTTGCTTGTTTTATgacatgttttctttcaaacagACGACAATCACTCAGTCCCATGGATTGAACAGGTATCGGATATTTTACAAACGCAGTTATACGCAGTGTGGAAAACACGATCTTGCGAACAAAGTAAACAATTGCCGCTTACGTTcttgcaaatataaataatgcgAAATAGGATTCAGACTCAACGTTGATGCAAAGTCAGGGACTCTTTGAAACTATGTAATACTCGACAAACTCAGCTGAGTCTTGAATTAGACTCAGCTTTTGCGACTGAGTCCGAAATCCAGACTCGGACTTGAGACCGCCCGTAATCTCGGATCCTCGGCCCATAATTGCCAACAGTCCAAGTCTCGACTCAGACTaataaaacacacttttatatttatcaaattacaatgaatcattttaaatacattaatatcaccttatcaatatgaaattaatttaataattcgaataataattaaaatcctGCAAACTTCATCATCAAAACTCAACTagaaatataaagaaacaaaaatgaggATTTGAAGTTTTGCCTCCTGAGTCTTACCTATGATTTGAGATTATTCGTAATCATATGTCCAACATTTCGACCGTGAAGCAAGGGAAGACGTTTGATTGCCGCCTTCACCCTATATCGCCCATGATACATTCTCGATTCACATATCCGTGTTTTTGACTCCTCCATAGTATCACTTATTTTAGAACCATTAAATACTGCCCTTTCAACGGTTATATGTGATAGATCTGCCACTTATGCAATTTAGTACGGAGAACAACGTGTTATTTCGAgtcaaacattaaacatactACATTCAAATATACAAGTGAAAATACTCTTTGACCGGTGAAGTCTATTACGTCTTGATGAAATCGCAAAAAAACGCACATGGCATATTAGGGCAATGTTTTTCGTTTAAAAAAtggaagaaaataattttctacCACCTCAGACAAGTatatccaataatttaaccatgctagttattcttatcttgccacgggcgaagataaaatgcccgtatagAACTCCTTtctaatggtcaccacattgtatttacctcccttgttgaagactgtcgtctttAGCATCacagaaaccttgtcttgtggaaataattaattatttctcgcttcaaatgtcaaaataaaacaattttaacgcaccttttaagaaataatgcttcactctccttagaactatttaaagaccgatttgactattaatatATTCTGAGTCACTGCTCGCATATCCGTGACAACTttgaattatcgcatatccatgcgcaattattttcacttagcacaaaagagttccagcaaataatacatttttctttattttgttttactgaggttggagaaaaagcatctaccatagccgctcttgtaagataggttcaccCCAACCCTCGCGTAgcgtgttttgcggaaactcggtaaacttCGTTTCCgcaaacaccctacgctcgggtcggaatgaacctatcttacactctcggccatggaagatacttttaaTATACATCACGTTGTTTGGTTATAAATTAGTAACTTAGCGATATGCATGCATGGTCACAAAATAATACTTGGAAATGATGTTGAAATCAGTTACCTATTATGAGTAACGTAAGTTGGTTGTGCATATGACATTATATACACCGTTTCTATCCGTTACTTAATATTTTGTCGTATCCTCCCAACTAGATCATTGGCCCATTTTATTAAAGTATCTTATTCGTAAACTCGAAAATATGAAATCTGTAGGAACAGCCTAGTTGGAAACACggttaaatatttcatttcatcaactgttttaaacataaaaattgtcaaatacgGTCAATCTATAATATTAACACTTCAACTTCCATTCcctaaatgaactgcctttcggcaattgagtttatcaatcgatgaacgcaacattttcggatatgttcggatagCAATTCATcgaataacaatatatatgaaaactattgatcttgttgtttgtattgtgtcagcaggtgctgtaaaatatgaataaacattttagaaagtgttaatgtATGATATGTTCAATGTATCGTTGccattaatgtttcaattttacgttttaaagtggttttaagtggttgatcttttctcgcgatattgtgacgtcatctgataaaaatgtttccggttaaaGTCGGGTCGTTGCATTTACAGAATGTGTAAGAAAGGATtattgaaaggttttcttaaatgatctGAAGTATTGATtgaacaattcttgaatgaaataatgaactttttgtgtaaatataagaaatgaattgcgggtttgatgtcattatcgggtatatgaacgcaattgggctggtcaaagtacgcgtggagtccttcggacaattgcgttcataccccggtAATGACATCAActccgcaattcattccttaaagagtgattaaaagaaataagacaCGATTAAAGAACTCTTCAACCTACAACAAAGACCTGTAATGAAAAAGGCATTTGTTAGTATTTAGTACAGAATCATTTTAGGGCCATCGTGATCCTGTCCCACGCCTTTTAAAAATGTCTAAGAAAAAGCGGCATTTGTCTGTTACATGTTGgcaccttttttcaaatttgtagtACTTAGGAAAACTAGTAAAAGACAGgaagtaaaaagaaaagaagaataAGAATTCTGACTCACTGCTACATAGGTGATATGTGGTaaactgttcaataaaacaaccTGGTTCTGTTTTAATTAAAGAAGGGGCTAATACGTAAACCCTTTagagtgttttataaataagtgtacataatgtaataatagaatattttgacttttacTTCGACGCATCAATTTTGTATTAGTCGGCCAGGGGAATTATCGTGATATTTATTGTTGCATAGGCGCATCTTTTTCATTGACTTCGTAGAGGTTTTACTATATAAAGTAAtgtaaaattgattttttatatttctctgGGACCTTTTCAAAAGGGGAGGGGCGGAATCGCGATGGCCCTAATAGGATTCCGTTATTGAGGGTAATAGTAACCTCGTCCTTTAGGGGCCGATTTTCACTCGGCATCGGTATCAATCCAATGGATGTCACTAAAATCCGGAGGTTGTAATAACCATGTATAGACCAAATCAACATTatgatcaatatttatatttattgtaatctTTTGATAAGTATTCTTaccattttatcatatattggtgtgtgttttttctctTCAGCGAATCGTTACTACTACGTTATCGTTCATAAAAACAGTTTTCGTTATGTCGCTTGAATTACGATGTTTAAAGCTATGTAAGTGATAAATTCATCACAAGCTAAGACCCAATTCTTAGAGGTATTCacgcaaaaataatatttttttaaagtgtacCGTCACTCCAGTTGTATTCTCATCACTTTTGAACTTGACGACGATGAGTACTCtcaaataaatacttttttgaaaGTAAGGCAAGTCGAAAAAAATGCAAAGAAGATAGTGCCGCCAATTCGATTCCATTAAAGTCTAATCATTTCATTTGAGCTTGTGAAACGAATTTGACCTAAAATGACCAAAATCGATCTTGATGATTTTACTAAGACAAATACCCTAGCCGAATTACATCCATTTTGGCCAACTTTGAGGCATCCAGTGTGTTACAATGATCTTTCTTTGATTTGTCCTAGCAACCGTCTTTGAGACCCCGAATGATCCAGATTCAACCAATAATAAGGTACGGTAGGGACAACATTCTGACAAAGATGCATCGAACTTTAAAGCAATAGTGTGCGTTTTTACTGATTACAACCCGAGTGTGGATGGACGGCGGATTCAAAACGATGagagttataaaatattcaagtaATTGCATATGTGGCACAATACATGCTTTTTTCAAGACCAATGTATGGCCTCAATCCAGAGGACTTGTCCATATGACTAACTGCTATTTGTGTTCTTTATATTGCAAGTTCTTTTCTTcgtatatgttgttttatttaataaattgatatCTTGTTCCATTTCAGAAGGAAAATAGTTTTAGTAGAATTCGTAAGATTTGGATTACGGCTTTTTCcttgatacatttaaaataaaagtatattcaGCAGTTGATTGGTTATTGGCAATTACTATGGTAATTGAGATATTGAAGAAATGTAAATACAGTCAGACCGATACTAAAGATAacttgaaaactttaaaatcaatgtCACAGATGTCAAGCTCTAGATGAACGtgtaaaacttattatttatgGAGGCATCATTGAACAGCAGACATGAAAACGTCAAGGAAAAAGCTTTTCCTAATAACACTGTGTGTTATATTAATGTTCTTATTCAGTAAAGTCTCAAAAGTGGAATATGTCGAACTTAACATCGTGCAAAATACGGAATTAAGATGGACTATTCTTGTTACTCTAAATTACGCATTTCTAGATTTTTTCTATAATTGGCTTTGGCATTTCGATAAACTTTCTTTACGGAACAATATCATCGTGATAGCCGAAGATAAACAGGCGTTTCATGAACTACAAAATATTACAAGAGACAATATCAGAGTCTGGTTAAGCAGAAAAAGCGACTCAAATTCAAAAGCGGCTCTGAATTTTAATTCATATCAATTTCTACAACTTATGCGGGAACGACCTGGACATATTTTAGCAGCATTACAAGAATCAACGTATGTGCTTTTTAACGATGTTGATACGGTATGGAAGTCAAATCCACTTCCGTATCTACACTTAAACGATTCCGTAGAAAGTTATGACATTTTAGCTCAAATGGACGGCGGCGGTTTTTGTGCTGGATTTTTAGCATTTCGGAAAACAAACAGAACATTAGAATTTATAAAAGAATGGGGCACTCGTTTACGGTTGAAACGAggaaaaaatgatcaaatgatTTTTAACGAGCTGGCATCGGAGGGCTTTGCCGCAACACGAATCAAAGGTCTCGACAGCGCGTATTTTCCGGACGGacaaaaatactttcaaaagtATAGCAGCGAGCAAAGACGAAACGTTGTGGTCGtgcataataatttcattttgtcaCATGATAGCAAGCTACAACGATTTGAAAAGTTTGGATTGTGGAACTTGTAATCAAAGAGCCATATATTGTCCACTATCGAAAGGCGAAGGGGATATCACAGGCGTTCAAAGTTTGTAAAACGTATCACGAAAAAACGTAGTTAATTACAAAATGAAGTATGGCAAATTGCaaagagtgttaaaactaaaatataatactgctggaacccttcaacaaaatgatgatatttactcaaatattgtctttgaagaccacagtTTCAAAACCAGTTTGTAACGCAATTCAACAAACTATTTTAGCGTGATTGGTTCATTGATATTATGACGAGATGTTTCCAAAGTATTTGATTAAGGTTAAGATATACATAGTTTTCTCAATAAGTCAATGTGGCCGAGTGGTGAAGGCGTCATTTTTCTAATTTGTCAAAgggttgttgcgtgattggtggTGCGGTGCACAGGAAACATATTCTTCTTAGTATCGCTTATAGTTATTGCCCTGTGATTTGTATAGTTATTTTAAGCTCGAAGCATAACTAACATACGTCCTGGAGGTTATGACTTTAAACTTCATATGCATAATTGTCTTATTGATGAGGACTGCAGTGCACATAAACCATtactgttttggtatttgtataattattgcactttgtttatttctttgctATATTTGTGTCCTGAGCATATATTTATGACTTGCTTTGCTTTAGTATTAAAAACTTAATATCTTTCTTTACTTATTTGGAATTGTGTCATGTCAGTATGTGACTGTTTCTTGTTGTACTTGAGATTTAACACTAAACAATAATCCTGATGATAAAGATTTGGCACAATTATACGctcaatttaaatatatctttaagtACAGTGGAACCCCACTGCCttgaactcgcttggctcgaattcctcgttggctcgaactggaagTAAAGGAGCGCTTTTTATACTAAATCtaagcatttccgcttggctcgtaattaccgaggctcgatgtattttcgccgatCCCTTGAAGTGCAAGCCAACGGGGATCGACTGTACGTCTTTTCACTGATATTTGGCAAAAAAAACGAACTAGGATGAACGAAAAGAAATATTtcccaaataaaataaacctaGACGGCAGTCAGGCAGATCGCATTGTTTCTTAAGAAAGTCACATTGACACTTAATACCACCACGGTGGCACTATATAAGACCACAGTGACATTACCAGGATCACAACGGCACTAAGCGATATCATAGTAGCAAGTCAAAAGATATTAGTGGCACTGCACTTGATCATCGTGGCGCTAAAATATCACAGTAGCACTACACAAGATCACAGTAGCGCTACACTAGATCATCGTAGCATGAATTGAGATCAGAGTGGCACTTCAATACATCACCACGGCACTAAACAAGATCATCGTGGCACTAAACCAGACCCGAGTAGCATGACACTAGATGATCGTAGTACGAAACATGATCCGAGTTGCAATACACTGCATCATCGTGGCACTAAACAAGATCACAGAAGCATTACACTAGATCATCGTAGTACAAAAAACAGATCAGAATTGAGACACATTACATCATCTTGGCAGAAACCGGATTAAAGAAGCATTACATGAGATCATCTTGGCTCTAAACAAGATCAAACAGATCAAATTGCAATTAAAGAAGACCGCAGTACCACTTAACACCATCatattggcactaaagaagatCACAGGAGAACCTCACTTGATAATCGTGGCACAAATCAAAATCACAGTGGCACTAAATGAACTCGTTGTAGCACTAAACAATATCACAGTTGCACTACGCTACATTATCGTAGCATTAAACGAGATCCCATTTAGTAATTCACTGGATCATCTTGGCACTACAATAGATCACAGTAGCACTGCACTAATTCATGGTGGCATTACATTATATCATCGTGGCACTACACTAGATCACAATAGCACTACACTAAATCATGGTGGCATTACATTATATCACGGTGGCATAACACTAGATCACAGTCGCACTACACTAGAGCATGGTGGCATTACATTATATCACGGTGGCACAACACTAGATCACAGTCGCACTACACTAAATCATGGTGGCATTACATTATATCACGGTGGCACAACACTAGATCACAGTCGCACTACACTAAATCATGGTGGCATTACATTATATCACGGTGGCACAACACTAGATCACAGTCGCACTACACTAAGTCATGGTTGCATTACATTATATCACGGTGGCACAACACTAGATCACAGTCGCACTACACTAGAGCATGGTGGCATTACATTATATCACGGTGGTACTACACTAGATCACAGTCGCACTACACTAAATCATGGTGGCATTACATTATATCACGGTGGCCGTACAATAGATCACAGTCGCACTACACTAGAGCATGGTGGTATTACATCATATCACGGTGGCACTACAATAGATCACAGTCGCACTACACTAAAGCTTGGTGGCATTACATTATATCACGGTAGCACTACAATAGATCACAGTCGCACTACACTAAAGCATGGTGGTATTACATAAGATCATGGTGGCATTACACTAGATCACAGGAGCACTACACTAGATCATGGAGGTATTATACTATATCACAGTAGCACTACA is from Mya arenaria isolate MELC-2E11 chromosome 9, ASM2691426v1 and encodes:
- the LOC128246064 gene encoding uncharacterized protein LOC128246064, with protein sequence MFLFSKVSKVEYVELNIVQNTELRWTILVTLNYAFLDFFYNWLWHFDKLSLRNNIIVIAEDKQAFHELQNITRDNIRVWLSRKSDSNSKAALNFNSYQFLQLMRERPGHILAALQESTYVLFNDVDTVWKSNPLPYLHLNDSVESYDILAQMDGGGFCAGFLAFRKTNRTLEFIKEWGTRLRLKRGKNDQMIFNELASEGFAATRIKGLDSAYFPDGQKYFQKYSSEQRRNVVVVHNNFILSHDSKLQRFEKFGLWNL